The following coding sequences are from one Sesamum indicum cultivar Zhongzhi No. 13 linkage group LG11, S_indicum_v1.0, whole genome shotgun sequence window:
- the LOC105173422 gene encoding ent-kaurenoic acid oxidase 1: MGWGLLVVGCFLAFLIVKWVLRSLNCWYYERKLGERRYDLPPGDLGWPFIGNMWSFLRAFKSRKSESFISSFVSRFGHTGLYKVHMFGNPSIIVTTAEACRKVLSDDESFKPGWPSSTVNLIGKKSFLGIFDEEHKWLRKLTAAPVNGQEALSIYLKYIEESVIEALEKWAGMEQIEFLTELRKLTFRIIMYIFMSSESEHVMEALEREYTALNYGVRAMAINIPGFAYHSALKARKNLVAVLQAIVTERREQRRKNSQSVKKDMMDALMDAEDENGRRLTDEEIIDVLVMYLNAGHESSGHIIMWATVFLLKHPDVLKRAKAEQEEIVRNRRPGQNGLTLKEVRQMDYLSKVIDETLRVVTFSLVVFREAKKDVRVCGYIVPKGWKVLVWFRSVHFDPETYPEPKKFDPSRWDEFTPKAGHFLPFGGGSRLCPGNDLAKIEISIFLHHFLLNYKLEQCNPASPVMYLPHTRPKDNCLGRIRRVST; the protein is encoded by the exons atGGGGTGGGGATTGTTGGTGGTGGGGTGTTTCTTAGCTTTCTTGATTGTGAAGTGGGTTCTGAGGAGTTTAAATTGCTGGTACTATGAGAGGAAATTGGGTGAGAGAAGGTATGATTTGCCACCAGGGGATTTGGGCTGGCCATTCATTGGCAACATGTGGTCCTTCCTCAGAGCTTTCAAGTCCAGAAAATCTGAATCTTTCATCTCCAGCTTTGTTAGCAG ATTTGGACATACTGGACTATACAAGGTGCACATGTTTGGTAACCCTAGTATCATTGTCACAACTGCAGAAGCATGTCGGAAAGTTTTAAGTGATGATGAATCCTTCAAACCTGGCTGGCCTTCTTCGACGGTTAATCTTATTGGAAAAAAATCGTTTCTGGGCATTTTTGATGAAGAACACAAGTGGCTGCGGAAATTGACAGCAGCCCCTGTGAATGGACAAGAAGCGTTGTCCATATACTTGAAGTACATTGAAGAAAGTGTCATAGAAGCTTTAGAAAAATGGGCAGGCATGGAGCAGATAGAGTTTTTAACTGAACTCCGAAAGCTCACGTTCAGGATAATCATGTACATTTTCATGAGCTCGGAGAGTGAACATGTCATGGAGGCCTTGGAGAGGGAGTACACAGCACTGAACTATGGAGTTAGAGCTATGGCTATCAATATACCGGGATTCGCTTACCACTCTGCGCTTAAG GCACGTAAAAACCTCGTGGCGGTTCTCCAAGCCATAGTAACTGAGCGGAGGgagcagaggaggaaaaaTTCCCAGTCGGTGAAGAAAGACATGATGGATGCTCTTATGGATGCTGAAGATGAGAATGGCAGAAGGTTGACTGATGAAGAAATCATTGACGTTCTGGTTATGTACCTGAACGCTGGCCATGAATCTTCAGGGCACATCATTATGTGGGCGACTGTTTTTCTACTGAAGCATCCTGATGTGCTCAAAAGAGCTAAG GCAGAGCAAGAAGAGATTGTGAGAAACAGGCGGCCGGGACAAAATGGTCTTACACTTAAAGAAGTACGACAAATGGATTACCTTTCTAAG GTAATAGATGAAACACTTCGTGTCGTTACATTCTCACTGGTGGTCTTCAGAGAGGCAAAGAAAGATGTCCGCGTCTGTG gTTACATAGTTCCTAAAGGATGGAAAGTTTTGGTCTGGTTTAGGAGTGTTCACTTCGACCCTGAAACATATCCCGAACCAAAGAAGTTCGATCCATCAAGATGGGAT GAATTCACACCCAAAGCTGGACATTTCCTTCCCTTCGGTGGTGGAAGCAGACTGTGCCCTGGAAACGATCTTGCCAAGATCGAAATCTCCATCTTTCTCCACCATTTCCTTCTGAATTACAA GCTTGAACAATGTAATCCTGCCAGTCCAGTGATGTACCTCCCACACACGAGGCCGAAAGACAACTGCCTAGGAAGAATAAGAAGAGTCTCTACTTGA
- the LOC105173425 gene encoding 3-hydroxyisobutyryl-CoA hydrolase 1 has translation MQSESVCHSCLVHCKLHSSVENDEVSLVTIPLPQIEEGDSQSTMASTSEETDQVLVEEKPSARIITLNRPKQLNALSAAMVSRLLDIFLACAEDSSIKLIILKGNGRAFSAGADVAAVARNINQGNWKSGADYFAKEFTMNYVMATYNKPQVSFLNGIVMGGGAGASVHGKFRIATENTIFAMPETALGFFPDIGSSYFLSRLPGFFGEYLGLTGVRLDGAEMFKCGLATHFVQSERLTSLEEALVKADSSNPVVISSVIGEFSQIPNLKDNSAYHKMDIINKCFSRGTIEEIIAALEEEEAAHKDDDWISSTIQSLKKASPTSLKISLRSIREGRQEGIDKCLVREFRMVCHVMCGDVSKDFVEGCRAILLDKDKNPKWEPSKIESVSDEMVDRYFSKVNHDDWEDLKLPQRSNLPS, from the exons ATGCAAAGCGAATCAGTTTGTCACTCATGCCTTGTTCACTGTAAGCTGCACAGTTCAGTTGAAAACGACGAAGTTAGTCTTGTTACAATCCCTCTACCACAAATTGAAGAAGGAGATTCTCAAAGTACCATGGCTTCTACCAGCGAAGAAACCGATCAG GTGTTGGTGGAAGAGAAGCCGTCTGCGAGAATTATCACGCTCAACAGGCCTAAGCAGCTCAATGCACTTTCGGCTGCAATG GTGTCTCGTTTGTTGGATATCTTTCTTGCTTGTGCAGAAGATTCTtctatcaaattaataattttaaag GGAAATGGAAGAGCATTTTCAGCTGGAGCTGATGTTGCAGCAGTTGCTCGTAATATTAATCAAG GTAATTGGAAGTCAGGCGCAGATTATTTTGCAAAAGAATTTACAATGAACTATGTGATGGCTACATATAATAAGCCCCAG GTTTCATTTCTTAATGGAATTGTCATGGGAGGAGGCGCAGGTGCGTCTGTACATGGTAAATTCCGCATTGCTACGGAGAATACG ATTTTTGCTATGCCTGAAACAGCGCTGGGTTTTTTCCCAGATATAGGTTCTTCCTACTTTTTGTCAAGACTCCCTGGATTCTTTG GAGAATATCTTGGCCTCACAGGTGTAAGGTTGGATGGCGCTGAAATGTTTAAATGTGGTTTAGCTACTCATTTTGTTCAATCAGAG AGATTGACATCGTTAGAAGAAGCACTTGTTAAAGCAGATTCCAGCAATCCAGTTGTTATCTCTTCTGTCATTGGTGAATTCTCACAGATTCCAAATCTAAAAGATAATAGCGCTTACCACAA GATGGACATCATTAATAAATGCTTTTCTCGAGGAACGATTGAAGAGATTATAGCAGCTCTC gaggaagaggaagctGCTCACAAGGATGATGATTGGATCTCTTCCACAATTCAGTCACTGAAGAAAGCATCCCCTACAAGCCTTAAAATTTCTCTTAGATCG ATTAGAGAAGGGAGGCAAGAGGGCATTGATAAATGCCTTGTCCGAGAATTCAGAATGGTTTGTCATGTGATGTGTGGGGATGTTAGCAAGGATTTTGTCGAG GGTTGCAGAGCTATACTGTTGGACAAAGATAAAAATCCAAAG TGGGAGCCTTCCAAGATAGAGTCAGTTAGTGATGAAATGGTTGACCGCTACTTCTCCAAAGTAAATCATGATGACTGGGAGGATCTGAAGCTCCCCCAGAGGTCAAATTTGCCTTcataa
- the LOC105173424 gene encoding DAR GTPase 2, mitochondrial: MNHFRHSRIFRVKEGTVVFRKLPLINKSAKGFNSDSCGYLVQRPMAAAETLIQKIGKAVKEVAKTRSSEWWYTPHMAAASRAIDERIPLVDLVLEVRDARIPLSSEYLQLRKFPSSSRRVIVLNKMDLANRPQTKEWLRFFEEQKCMAFGVNSHNRENIREFLTFLQGRVRELKKKDGTAHAITLMLVGIPNVGKSALANSLHQVGRIAAAEKGKLKHSVVSPQPGETKSISSLKIASHPNIYVLDTPGVLPPNVIDDGICSKLALTGAIKDSVVGEIQLAEYFLSILSLSDEYKKWGTLPGFETRQVLSNEGISNPDNRQKRQYPTDHTQDFIVNNVRRTLFDTVSSFTGCIESGKDLARLIEQELEVLRKVFHLPLESEESSYFRAATKLLNLYRTGRLGHYTLDSLPSNDPTLSPWL, translated from the exons ATGAATCATTTTAGACATTCCCGTATTTTTCGCGTCAAAGAAGGGACGGTTGTATTTCGCAAACTGCCGTTAATTAACAAGTCTGCCAAAGGGTTCAACTCTGACAGCTGCGGATATCTTGTTCAGCGTCCAATGGCCGCAGCAGAAACTCTGATTCAAAAGATAGGTAAAGCAGTGAAGGAAGTGGCGAAAACCAGAAGCTCAGAATGGTGGTACACTCCTCACATGGCCGCAGCTTCTCGCGCAATTGACGAGCGCATCCCACTCGTTGATCTTGTTCTTGAAGTTAGAGACGCTAGG ATTCCACTCTCATCGGAATATTTGCAATTGAGAAAATTCCCATCTTCCTCAAGGCGCGTCATTGTGCTGAATAAGATGGACCTCGCTAACCGCCCCCAGACAAAG GAGTGGTTGAGGTTCTTTGAGGAACAGAAATGCATGGCTTTTGGAGTAAATTCACATAACAGGGAGAATATCAGGGAg TTTCTGACCTTTCTACAAGGCAGAGTCAGagaattgaagaaaaaggatGGTACTGCTCATGCCATAACATTAATGCTTGTTGGTATTCCTAATGTGGGTAAATCTGCATTAGCCAACTCTTTGCATCAGGTTGGAAGGATTGCTGCAGCAG AGAAAGGGAAGTTAAAGCATTCTGTTGTGAGTCCACAGCCAGGGGAGACAAAGAGTATAAGCAGCTTAAAG ATTGCAAGTCATCCTAATATATATGTCTTAGACACACCAGGTGTATTGCCTCCTAACGTGATTGATGATGGTATCTGCTCTAAGCTTGCTTTAACAG GAGCCATCAAAGATAGTGTGGTTGGGGAAATACAACTTGCtgaatattttctttccatccttagCTTGAGCGACGAATACAAGAAATGGGGAACTTTACCTGGTTTTGAAACTCGACAAGTATTAAGCAACGAAGGTATTTCCAATCCGGACAATCGGCAGAAGAGGCAATATCCAACTGATCACACTCAG GATTTCATTGTCAACAACGTAAGACGCACTCTCTTTGATACAGTCTCATCTTTTACCGGTTGTATAGAAAGTGGGAAAGATCTAGCACGACTAATTGAACAAGAACTCGAGGTTCTGCGGAAGGTTTTTCATCTTCCTTTAGAGTCAGAAGAATCTAGTTATTTTAGAGCAGCTACAAAGTTACTCAATCTGTATCGTACAGGAAGGCTTGGTCATTACACTTTAGACTCTCTTCCAAGTAATGATCCAACGCTTTCCCCTTGGTTATAA
- the LOC105173798 gene encoding E3 ubiquitin-protein ligase PUB23-like: MEKFVSNPGDPSMDFPQHFRCPISMELMKDPVTISTGVSYERRNIEKWFHVYKRRTCPATMQSIETLEMTPNHTLKRVIDAWLDSRADHKPSFSAKHDELEMILGTMDSTPFKVSSLRKLRSLLKTGDDVKEDFRKSGGMELLVRIMLQISVENHDFLSTFSACEEALLVLHQVPFSADDDEILQLLMRPDCMRSMAIMLQRGSSEARFCAISMFQKMAKADARRWKSVAQDHGIDFFKSLMETVSDDQICAKASSSALNLLTETLESSKKSRLKAVEAGAICTLIELLPESSNRSRCEKIMQLIKLLCECAEGRLAFIEHGLGIAAVSKKMLNVSNAATKIGVKILWLVSSFHPTERVLEEMLVYGAVQKLVALLNVGGGGGRGTTRDRVVRILKLHGGTWRRFPCFPGELKNYLGLGNDSC; encoded by the coding sequence atggAGAAATTCGTGTCCAATCCTGGAGATCCTTCCATGGATTTCCCTCAACATTTCAGGTGCCCCATTTCCATGGAGCTCATGAAGGATCCTGTCACGATCTCCACAGGGGTCAGCTACGAGCGACGAAACATCGAAAAGTGGTTCCATGTCTACAAGAGAAGAACATGTCCCGCCACAATGCAATCCATCGAAACCCTGGAAATGACTCCGAATCACACCCTGAAGAGAGTGATCGATGCATGGCTGGACTCGCGGGCCGATCACAAGCCTTCTTTTTCTGCCAAGCACGATGAATTGGAGATGATTCTTGGGACGATGGATTCGACCCCGTTTAAGGTGAGTTCCTTGAGAAAACTCAGGTCTCTCCTGAAAACAGGAGATGATGTGAAGGAAGATTTTAGGAAATCAGGCGGGATGGAGCTGCTTGTCAGGATAATGCTGCAGATTTCAGTCGAAAACCATGATTTTCTGTCGACGTTTAGCGCTTGTGAGGAGGCCTTGTTGGTTCTCCACCAGGTCCCGTTTTCGGCAGATGATGACGAAATCCTCCAGCTCCTGATGAGACCAGACTGCATGAGATCCATGGCAATCATGCTCCAGAGGGGCAGCTCGGAAGCCAGATTCTGTGCCATTTCGATGTTTCAGAAAATGGCGAAAGCCGATGCTCGTCGCTGGAAAAGCGTTGCACAGGATCACGGGATTGATTTCTTCAAGTCCCTGATGGAAACTGTATCGGATGATCAAATATGCGCGAAAGCAAGTTCTTCTGCTCTAAACCTGCTGACAGAAACCCTGGAATCGTCGAAGAAATCTAGGTTGAAAGCCGTCGAAGCTGGAGCAATCTGCACGCTGATTGAGCTTCTGCCCGAATCATCAAACAGGTCAAGATGTGAGAAAATCATGCAGCTGATAAAGCTGCTGTGCGAGTGCGCTGAAGGGAGACTGGCCTTCATCGAGCACGGACTCGGGATCGCGGCGGTGTCGAAGAAAATGCTGAACGTCTCGAATGCGGCGACCAAAATTGGGGTGAAGATCTTGTGGTTGGTTTCGAGTTTTCACCCGACGGAGAGGGTCCTGGAGGAAATGCTGGTTTACGGGGCGGTGCAAAAGCTGGTGGCGCTGCTGAATGTTGGCGGCGGCGGGGGGCGGGGGACCACCAGGGATAGGGTGGTTAGAATCTTGAAGCTGCACGGCGGGACGTGGCGGCGGTTCCCTTGTTTTCCCGGTGAGCTGAAGAATTACTTGGGGCTGGGGAATGATTCTTGCTGA